In a single window of the Drosophila albomicans strain 15112-1751.03 chromosome 3, ASM965048v2, whole genome shotgun sequence genome:
- the LOC117568820 gene encoding SET and MYND domain-containing protein 4, giving the protein MEYDTNYHQVCSTRTVQSDKKGFFNEFYVDVKDACGDKWLQNYFGKLKSNAARILSIFSDREVCDPVLGVLEHVQPVYKQKDVLLSSQRRAQADKFYLMSCSSEIPDERKELLQQALGHANLAVMRAPGPQVDTAIDNGLSLAMAYRTRATILITMGEGEAALSDLKLATNFGLETKESVDYYCKMAKAYAVMGEKARAEISLKIAEKLAGADSALIAACRKEVAAAQHAKPERAQHKEAVVPALTHGENPALSGAANVVKLVDTKEKGRFVVANEGIKTGDVVLCENPVAACLLPSFFGTNCHHCFKRLRTPVACLHCSGIAFCSAQCMGEACESYHRFECQFMDLFIGSGMSILCFIALRVFTQASSLDDGLTTANLLFEHLCSHQDERQADDHLQRSLMAGFLMRVLQKAQYFGRRKTEGVNPTAVELQVATALLGLLQVLQYNAHEIYHTMVTDEHCFEGCRVIYLGAGLYGTGSYFNHECCPSVAGYYVGKKLVLAATKPHRPNETVAVNYGPIFTKMNLKERQRSLRGRYAFSCNCMTCQENWPLLQKIDKQVRFWCTSANCVNLLRFPKDLAKDVRCPRCRKNISLKESVVRLIKVEEQYREAAEAMQAQKTNEAIDLFKEAIDAFFQIAALPHKDTLIAQQSLLKCLADTGSTFKK; this is encoded by the exons ATGGAGTACGATACAAACTATCATCAGGTATGCTCGACGCGTACCGTGCAGTCGGACAAGAAGGGTTTCTTCAACGAGTTCTATGTGGATGTGAAAGACGCGTGTGGTGACAAGTGGCTGCAGAACTATTTCGGCAAACTCAAATCGAATGCGGCACGCATTTTGTCCATATTCAGTGATCGCGAGGTCTGCGATCCAGTGCTCGGTGTACTGGAGCATGTGCAGCCCGTCTACAAGCAGAAGGATGTGCTCTTGTCCTCGCAACGACGCGCACAGGCAGACAAGTTCTATTTGATGAGTTGCAGCTCCGAGATACCAGACGAACGCAAGGAACTGCTGCAGCAGGCGTTGGGTCACGCCAATTTGGCAGTGATGCGTGCGCCGGGTCCACAAGTGGATACGGCCATTGATAATGGTCTTTCGTTGGCGATGGCTTATCGCACGCGTGCCACGATCCTTATTACCATGGGGGAGGGCGAGGCAGCCTTAAGTGACCTCAAGCTGGCCACGAACTTTGGGTTGGAGACCAAGGAGAGCGTGGACTACTATTGCAAAATGGCCAAGGCTTATGCAG TAATGGGCGAGAAGGCGCGTGCTGAGATCTCTTTGAAAATTGCTGAGAAGCTGGCAGGCGCAGACTCTGCCTTGATTGCCGCTTGCCGGAAGGAGGTGGCTGCTGCGCAGCACGCTAAGCCTGAGCGTGCACAGCACAAAGAAGCCGTGGTCCCAGCTTTAACTCATGGTGAGAATCCGGCGCTTAGTGGCGCTGCAAATGTGGTCAAGCTGGTGGACACAAAGGAGAAGGGTCGCTTTGTGGTGGCCAATGAAGGCATCAAGACTGGCGATGTGGTGCTCTGTGAGAATCCCGTTGCTGCCTGTCTACTGCCCAGTTTCTTTGGCACCAATTGCCATCATTGCTTCAAAAG GCTACGCACTCCAGTTGCTTGTCTGCACTGCTCCGGCATCGCGTTCTGCTCCGCGCAGTGCATGGGTGAGGCCTGCGAGAGTTACCATCGCTTCGAGTGCCAGTTCATGGACTTGTTCATTGGCTCTGGTATGTCCATACTCTGCTTCATTGCATTGCGCGTCTTCACGCAGGCGTCGAGCTTGGATGATGGTCTAACTACGGCTAATCTGCTGTTTGAGCACTTGTGCTCGCATCAGGATGAACGGCAGGCCGATGATCATCTGCAGCGTTCACTCATGGCGGGCTTCCTTATGCGGGTGCTGCAGAAGGCTCAGTACTTTGGACGTCGCAAAACCGAGGGCGTCAATCCCACGGCCGTGGAGCTGCAGGTGGCCACCGCCTTGTTGGGCTTGCTCCAGGTGCTGCAGTACAATGCCCACGAGATTTATCATACCATGGTGACGGACGAGCATTGCTTCGAGGGCTGCCGCGTTATTTATTTGGGTGCTGGATTATATGGAACTGGCTCCTACTTTAATCATGAGTGCTGTCCCAGCGTGGCTGGTTATTATGTTGGTAAGAAGTTGGTGTTGGCGGCGACGAAGCCGCATCGTCCCAACGAAACTGTTGCGGTCAACTATGGACCCATCTTTACCAAGATGAATCTGAAAGAGCGACAGCGTTCCTTGCGTGGTCGCTATGCGTTTAGTTGCAACTGCATGACGTGCCAGGAAAATTGGCCTCTGCTCCAGAAGATCGACAAGCAGGTGCGATTCtg GTGCACTTCTGCCAACTGCGTGAATCTGTTGCGTTTCCCTAAGGATCTTGCAAAGGATGTGCGTTGCCCACGTTGTCGCAAGAATATCTCATTGAAGGAGAGCGTAGTGAGGCTCATTAAAGTGGAAGAACAATATCGCGAGGCTGCCGAAGCGATGCAGGCGCAAAAAACCAATGAGGCAATTGATCTCTTCAAGGAGGCAATTGATGCATTTTTTCAGATTGCTGCACTACCGCACAAGGACACTCTCATTGCGCAACAATCGCTGCTCAAGTGCTTGGCTGACACGGGCTCCacatttaaaaagtaa
- the LOC117568818 gene encoding RNA polymerase II-associated protein 1, translating to MFNKLKPGESEEDVLRMAAEFNAERQKNPNFQPAATVVRVEKPVGKSLFAQKRELNKLNNKSSLSDVKPNTEQQNFREATVDAGKQKVLLDEIHENMLGDIRGTKINHNLIENVLGEIVERKEGGIRPPIEFQQPKQESGKSLFARKIMAKESAGNTNSPPKAPAIDNPSETTAGHSAIVQDPKLTQEIHSENLNLLNQMREEDILAEQQKLLNSLDPALIKLLAQKREQQKNRLATPKTPKVELIEPQALPTSSNEALSEDNPAHQLIQQSDEGNWLNFNLIEEHKLAWMRDIPSKMGQLKPGEQFNARFDWKGVLLPHNTEEMPQNVDERELYLHGEEPDRPGYSLQELFRLARSTVLQQRISAFGSIAGILSIYNQGFYDQVLSLPVSKIFFLLRFGLDDNAPAQLEVVSRALARLFYNETDEVVLDHIYENAYCHWQPTLQLLVDNDESGDSTSFAFLQRYMALLRTNSKAFNADVEEETDTRLSMDDFQLAETDLMSCLLRTNILQRICFILRSVKPENSTVESCIKMLIRIARTNVQTAKQVVEEHDLINVILTNFLPQITPASATSTLFYGQPQYMALKLIRVLICQHLDIAKQLATETFIENLKHFLFYRDDIKGKLIRVQIEVLRIVRCLLLLGVLDRDLFKQLLPALRQMLDWHYNHCVFDVGGPALIRQHAAALLVAIVASGESGVCDIEAQKLLLEPLHNCCCSWTHRATRANALKDYTQLTLLSAVLYAVGWFARHGYLGATSFRQFLHNILPDFVRSAGFIACVQQLTRGSIILRRFSDRRNSHAPLPNVGAVLMHDLGPQLVVSDTYPVQLLSNLWAFVETPLEDAQKQLLQALMQPAVLEPLGEYLKELSQHLNRFLASNFFARSELKLVHQLLSTDGIETYLTNTQLLQLVYSYLCCLSTAQARQMKSIFERYIFSDKYVQLDKKSLELLQTSCMEIVYTHFIADNKEPNLTLCYTQAPVLPSDWPYFQLRLILNNYLQNVQQHPAVIYSENQVVRMTLTFVEQLEQQGLQIVSPLEKLMYLMISFMGPDSQFLDPELHQLLHGQLLQFYAQNATHTFNFEATHEDKGNFEPLYYLFVNHFEAASYGDELFSSLVLLPLAQKYDNKWRRRIWSEHVQAMRFLNCDESLLIGGLAAYLEPVEQEPSLVQLYGDALQQKLVRPGSIAHKIARHHFNDSTAIKKTTSF from the exons atgtttaataaactTAAACCAGGCGAAAGTGAAGAGGATGTGCTGCGCATGGCCGCGGAGTTTAATGCCGAGCGTCAGAAGAACCCAAATTtccagccagcagcaacagttgttcGAGTGGAAAAAC CTGTGGGAAAATCATTGTTTGCACAAAAGCGAGAGCTAAACAAACTTAATAACAAAAGCAGTTTAAGTGATGTCAAGCCAAATACagagcaacaaaattttcgaGAAGCAACAGTTGATGCCGGGAAGCAGAAAGTTTTGCTCGATGAAATACATGAAAATATGTTAGGAGACATTCGTGGCACCAAAATTAATCACAATCTGATCGAAAATGTGCTTGGCGAAATTGTGGAGCGAAAAGAGGGTGGGATACGTCCACCAATTGAATTCCAGCAGCCGAAGCAA gAGAGCGGCAAAAGTCTTTTTGCTCGAAAGATTATGGCAAAGGAATCTGCTGGAAATACAAATAGTCCCCCAAAAGCACCAGCGATAGATAATCCAAGTGAGACAACCGCTGGCCACAGCGCTATAGTCCAGGATCCAAAACTTACTCAGGAAATTCACTCGGAAAACTTGAATCTACTCAATCAAATGCGTGAAGAAGACATTTTGGCGGAGCAGCAAAAGTTGCTGAATTCTTTGG ATCCGGCGCTGATAAAGCTCCTTGCGCAAAAACGTGAACAACAAAAGAATCGCTTAGCTACTCCAAAGACTCCTAAGGTCGAACTTATTGAGCCACAAGCGCTGCCAACGTCGAGTAATGAAGCCCTATCTGAAGATAATCCTGCACATCAGCTTATACAACAAAGTGATGAAGGAAATTggcttaattttaatttaattgaagagCACAAGCTCGCATGGATGCGTGATATACCCTCCAAGATGGGCCAGCTTAAGCCAGGAGAACAGTTTAATGCTCGCTTCGATTGGAAAGGTGTGTTGTTGCCACACAACACAGAGGAAATGCCGCAAAATGTGGACGAACGTGAATTATACTTACATGGGGAGGAACCCGATCGACCAGGATATTCACTGCAAGAACTCTTTCGCTTGGCGCG TTCAACAGTTTTGCAGCAACGTATTTCAGCTTTTGGTTCCATCGCTGGTATCTTGAGCATTTACAATCAGGGTTTCTATGATCAGGTTTTATCGCTACCAGTTTCCAAAATATTCTTTCTGCTGCGCTTTGGATTAGATGATAATGCACCTGCTCAGCTGGAGGTTGTGAGCCGTGCACTGGCTCGTCTTTTCTACAACGAAACGGATGAAGTGGTGCTGGATCACATCTATGAGAATGCCTATTGTCATTGGCAGCCAACGTTGCAGTTGTTGGTAGACAACGATGAGAGTGGCGATTCCACATCCTTTGCTTTCTTGCAACGTTATATGGCATTGTTGCGCACGAATTCAAAAGCCTTTAATGCAGATGTGGAGGAGGAGACGGATACTCGTCTGTCAATGGATGATTTTCAGTTGGCTGAAACGGATTTAATGAGCTGCTTGCTGcgcacaaatattttacagcGTATCTG TTTTATATTGCGCTCAGTGAAGCCTGAAAATAGCACTGTCGAATCCTGCATAAAGATGCTCATACGCATAGCTCGCACTAATGTGCAAACAGCCAAGCAAGTCGTAGAAGAACACGATCTTATAAACGTGATACTTACTAACTTTCTGCCTCAAATAACGCCAG CAAGTGCAACCAGCACTTTATTTTATGGACAACCTCAGTACATGGCCCTCAAATTAATTCGCGTGCTGATTTGCCAGCACTTGGACATTGCCAAACAATTGGCAACGGAAACGTTCATCGAAAACTTgaaacactttttattttatcgtGATGACATTAAG GGTAAATTAATACGCGTTCAAATTGAGGTGTTGCGCATTGTACGTTGTCTGTTGTTATTGGGAGTTCTGGATCGAGACTTGTTCAA GCAATTGTTGCCGGCGCTCAGGCAGATGCTCGACTGGCACTATAATCATTGCGTTTTCGATGTGGGCGGTCCGGCATTGATTCGTCAGCACGCAGCTGCCCTGCTGGTTGCCATTGTTGCCAGCGGCGAGAGCGGCGTTTGCGACATTGAGGCACAGAAGCTTTTGCTGGAGCCATTGCataactgctgctgcagctggacGCACAGGGCGACGCGTGCCAATGCCCTAAAGGAT TACACACAGTTGACGCTGCTAAGTGCTGTGCTCTATGCTGTTGGCTGGTTTGCCCGACACGGTTATCTGGGTGCGACATCTTTTCGACAGTTTCTGCATAATATTCTGCCGGATTTTGTGAGATCTGCAGGCTTTATTGCCTGCGTGCAGCAGCTGAC CCGCGGGTCTATAATTTTACGTCGCTTCAGCGATCGACGCAATTCGCATGCTCCGTTGCCAAATGTGGGCGCTGTCTTAATGCACGACTTGGGGCCACAGTTGGTCGTCAGCGATACGTATCCGGTGCAGTTGTTAAGTAACCTCTGGGCATTTGTCGAGACTCCGCTGGAGGATGCTCAAAAACAACTGTTGCAGGCTCTTATGCAGCCTGCTGTGCTGGAGCCGTTGGGTGAATACCTGAAGGAGTTGAGTCAGCATTTGAATCGCTTTCTGGCCAGCAACTTTTTTGCTCGCAGCGAACTAAAATTAGTGCATCAACTACTCAGTACTGATGGCATTGAAACATATCTAACAAATACGCAGCTACTGCAGCTTGTCTATAGCTATCTGTGCTGTTTGTCGACTGCTCAAGCCAGGCAAATGAAGAGCATATTTGAGAGGTACATCTTCAGTGACAAGTACGTTCAGTTGGATAAAAAGTCTTTGGAGTTGCTGCAAACTTCCTGCATGGAAATTGTGTACACGCACTTTATAGCA GACAACAAAGAACCCAATTTGACATTGTGCTACACTCAGGCACCAGTTTTGCCGTCAGATTGGCCTTATTTTCAACTGCGTCTTATACTCAACAACTACTTGCAAAATGTGCAACAGCATCCGGCTGTCATCTACTCAG AGAATCAAGTAGTACGCATGACCTTGACTTTTGTggagcagctggagcagcagggACTGCAAATTGTCTCACCACTGGAGAAGCTTATGTACTTGATGATATCTTTCATGGGTCCGGACAGTCAGTTCTTGGATCCGGAGTTGCACCAGCTCTTGCATGGTCAACTGCTTCAGTTTTACGCTCAAAACGCAACACACACTTTCAATTTTGAAGCCACGCACGAAGACAAGGGCAACTTTGAGCCGCTTTACTATCTGTTTGTTAATCACTTTGAAGCAGCCAGCTATGGTGACGAGCTCTTCAGTTCCCTGGTATTGCTCCCATTGGCCCAGAAGTACGATAACAAGTGGCGGCGACGTATTTGGTCAGAGCATGTCCAGGCAATGCGTTTCTTGAACTGCGATGAAAGCTTG TTGATTGGCGGTCTGGCTGCCTATCTGGAGCCCGTGGAGCAGGAGCCATCGCTGGTGCAACTTTACGGCGATGCATTGCAGCAAAAGCTAGTGCGACCTGGTAGCATTGCTCACAAGATTGCGCGACATCATTTTAACGACTCGACGGCAATTAAAAAGACAACATCATTTTGA
- the LOC117568823 gene encoding general odorant-binding protein 69a, translated as MYNKPLSCILVTLFLYMFIELQNATVTAQQFNFPDVVKKQVKKVHVRCVNKTGVTEEIIASAHSGVLPKDPAFKCFLHCLFDIFGLIDSQNIMHLDALVEVVPEELHAKILDLSEKCGTQNGTDACDTVLLTVQCYIDTDGPFIKKSVEDMLT; from the exons ATGTACAACAAACCCTTGAGTTGTATCCTCGTAACGCTGTTTTTATACATGTTTATCGAGCTACAGAATGCCACAGTAACGGCgcaacaattcaatttccCTGACGTTGTAAAGAAACAGGTGAAAAAAGTGCACGTTCGCTGCGTGAATAAAACAGGCGTCACTGAAG AAATAATTGCATCGGCGCACTCGGGAGTTCTGCCAAAGGATCCAGCCTTTAAATGTTTTCTGCACTGCCTGTTCGATATTTTCGGGCTg ATCGATAGCCAGAACATCATGCACTTGGATGCCTTAGTTGAAGTGGTGCCAGAAGAGTTGCACGCCAAGATTCTTGACTTGAGCGAGAAATGTGGCACACAAA ATGGCACAGATGCCTGCGACACTGTTCTGTTAACTGTACAGTGTTACATTGATACGGACGGACCCTTTATCAAGAAGTCTGTTGAGGATATGCTTACTTGA